In Taeniopygia guttata chromosome 2, bTaeGut7.mat, whole genome shotgun sequence, one genomic interval encodes:
- the LOC105760493 gene encoding feather keratin B-4-like encodes MACNTLCQPCGPTPLANSCNEPCALQCQDSRVVIQPSPVLVTLPGPIMTSFPQNTAVGSTSSAAVGTELSVQGQPISGGFGGFGYGLGSGRGFGYGCGFGYGQGYGYGLGCYGRRGRYNC; translated from the coding sequence ATGGCCTGCAAcaccctctgccagccctgcggacccaccccgctggccaacagctgcaacgagccctgtgccctgcaatgcCAGGATTCCCGCGTCGTTATCCAGCCTTCTCCCGTGCTGgtcaccctgccaggacccatcatgacctccttcccccagaacACCGCCGTCGGATCCACCTCCTCGGCTGCCGTGGGCACTGAGCTCagtgtgcagggacagcccatctCTGGTGGATTTGGTGGATTTGGCTACGGCCTTGGCTCTGGCCGTGGGTTTGGCTATGGCTGTGGATTTGGCTACGGGCAGGGCTATGGCTATGGGCTGGGCTGCTACGGCAGAAGGGGCCGCTACAACTGCTGA